One genomic window of Solanum dulcamara chromosome 12, daSolDulc1.2, whole genome shotgun sequence includes the following:
- the LOC129876319 gene encoding protein ALUMINUM SENSITIVE 3, with protein MEWDWLRDFLKGMIKPFAALAVVFMAVGLSYVQKLGLEGEMIYSVFRAFIQLSIIGFVLQFIFSQKNAAWIILAYLFMVTIAGYTAGQRAKHVPRGKYIAGVSILAGTSVTMFLLVILNVFPFTPRYIIPVAGMMVGNAMTVTGVTMKKLRDDIKIQMSLVETALALGATPRQATLQQVKRSLVIALSPVLDNAKTVGLISLPGAMTGLIMGGASPLEAIQLQIVVMNMLIGASTVSSIFSTYLSWPSFFTKAYQLETKVFSSE; from the exons ATGGAGTGGGATTGGTTAAGGGATTTCTTGAAAGGGATGATTAAGCCTTTTGCTGCACTTGCTGTTGTGTTTATGGCAGTTGGATTATCATATGTACAGAAATTGGGACTTGAAGGAGAAATGATTTATTCTGTTTTTAGAGCATTTATTCAACTATCCATTATTGGTTTTGTTCTTCAATTCATTTTCAGTCAGAAGAATGCTGCTTGGATCATTCTTGCGTATCTATTCATG GTAACAATTGCTGGTTATACGGCTGGACAACGTGCAAAACATGTACCACGAGGAAAATATATAGCTGGAGTTTCGATTCTTGCTGGAACTTCTGTTACTATGTTCTTGTTGGTTATTTTGAATGTTTTCCCTTTCACCCCTCGTTACATCATCCCCGTTGCGGGGATGATGGTTGGTAATGCAATGACAGTCACTGGTGTTACGATGAAGAAACTCCGTGATGACATCAAGATACAAATGTCCCTG GTAGAGACAGCATTGGCTCTAGGGGCAACTCCTAGGCAAGCAACACTACAACAAGTGAAAAGATCACTTGTTATTGCTCTGTCTCCTGTGTTAGACAATGCCAAAACAGTTGGACTTATATCACTTCCAGGTGCAATGACTGGGCTAATTATGGGAGGAGCTTCTCCTCTCGAGGCGATTCAATTGCAGATTGTTGTAATGAACATGCTTATCGGGGCATCCACTGTCAGCAGCATCTTCTCGACGTACCTCTCCTGGCCCTCATTCTTCACTAAAGCTTATCAGTTAGAAACCAAAGTTTTCTCCTCAGAGTGA
- the LOC129876320 gene encoding pathogenesis-related protein PRMS-like, producing MSMVIPKSQILSGAILLLFSIFISSTEAAASFVSQFDWVQQEFLKSHNDLRSSVGVPHLQWDSSLAAFAQSWANERKHQCDYRQHSTSPYGENIFWELYRQNTATSIVQKWFGEKQFFNHATNQCNCQPERAGCECGHYLNVIWRTTTKVGCSGFVYCDDQKGAIVVCSYDPIGNVKGVNPLNPGNIVPGVPPPGLSLKPVNNGVRGRKRNVAVTPVALPANVPLTSPVLPPKSVNAGNVRRGRGRKRNVGVQSPAR from the coding sequence ATGTCAATGGTAATCCCCAAATCCCAAATCTTATCAGGAGCAATTTTGCTGCtgttttccatttttatttccTCTACAGAAGCAGCAGCATCCTTTGTCTCCCAATTCGACTGGGTCCAACAAGAATTCCTCAAATCACACAATGATTTGAGATCAAGCGTTGGCGTCCCACATTTACAGTGGGACTCCAGCCTGGCTGCGTTCGCCCAGTCATGGGCGAACGAGCGCAAGCACCAGTGTGATTACAGGCAACATTCCACGAGCCCTTACGGGGAGAACATATTTTGGGAACTCTACAGGCAGAATACAGCCACTAGCATTGTACAGAAATGGTTCGGAGAGAAGCAATTCTTCAACCACGCTACGAATCAATGCAATTGCCAGCCTGAGCGCGCTGGATGTGAATGCGGGCATTACCTCAACGTTATATGGCGTACTACCACTAAAGTTGGATGTAGTGGATTTGTCTATTGCGATGATCAAAAAGGCGCGATTGTTGTATGCTCGTATGATCCTATAGGGAACGTAAAGGGCGTTAACCCTTTAAATCCCGGTAACATTGTGCCTGGTGTTCCACCACCAGGTTTATCTCTGAAACCGGTGAATAATGGTGTCAGAGGTAGAAAACGTAACGTGGCTGTAACGCCTGTGGCGTTACCTGCTAATGTACCTCTCACATCACCAGTTTTACCACCAAAATCGGTGAATGCTGGAAATGTGAGACGTGGTAGAGGAAGAAAACGCAACGTGGGTGTACAATCACCAGCTCGTTGA
- the LOC129876367 gene encoding protein MODIFIER OF SNC1 11 has product MAATTTAQQNPGNHMKTLDEPSDPKPVAESVSPPDSAPDSPKSPPSDGAKEEIKAAGGDDSCQGNDIQKKMKRAERFGMPVQLSEEEKRNSRAERFGTGSPVQGSDALKKSEEHKRQARAERFGIVKSDTTDEEAKKKKARLTRFAPPGKTDPVEEDKRKARALRFSQPQPGSQPQVNGKGNIEQESVAVDKAGGEPE; this is encoded by the exons ATGGCCGCCACAACGACAGCGCAGCAGAATCCCGGAAACCATATGAAAACCCTAGATGAGCCGTCAGATCCCAAGCCAGTGGCTGAAAGCGTTTCCCCTCCCGATTCCGCACCTGACTCGCCGAAATCACCGCCATCTGATGGTGCCAAAGAGGAAATCAAGGCGGCGGGAGGAGATGACAGCTGTCAGGGTAATGATATTCAGAAGAAGATGAAGCGAGCTGAGCGGTTTGGAATGCCTGTTCAGCTATCCGAAGAAGAGAAGCGAAATTCCCGAGCTGAGAG GTTTGGCACTGGGTCCCCAGTTCAAGGGTCAGATGCTTTAAAGAAATCTGAGGAGCATAAGAGGCAGGCTAGGGCAGAGAG GTTTGGGATTGTGAAATCCGACACAACTGATGAGGAGGCTAAGAAGAAGAAGGCTAGGTTGACAAGGTTTGCGCCACCAGGGAAGACTGATCCAGTGGAGGAAGATAAAAGGAAAGCTAGGGCTCTCAG GTTTTCACAACCCCAGCCTGGTTCACAGCCACAAGTAAATGGCAAAGGAAATATTGAGCAG GAATCTGTTGCTGTGGACAAGGCTGGAGGAGAACCTGAATGA